The nucleotide sequence CACCTGGCCCAAACTTCCGATTTCCCCCTTGCCCTTGAAATTGATAAGGCAGAGGGTGTCTTTATGTACGGTAAAGACGGTAGGCGGTATTATGACCTGATATCGGGGATCGCAGTGAGCAATGTCGGGCATCGGCACCCCGAAGTACTGGCCGCAATCAATGAGCAGCTGGAACATTACATGCACCTGATGGTGTACGGCGAGTTTGTACAGAGTCCCCAGGTACGTCTCGCCGAGGCGCTCGTCTCTACACTTGCGGTTTCCTGCACTACCCCCTCCCCTTTTGGCAAGATCGATTCTGTTTATTTTACCAACTCAGGTACCGAAGCCGTCGAAGGGGCCATGAAATTGGCCAAGCGGTATACTGGCCGCACCGAAATCGTTTCCTGTCTGAATGCCTACCACGGATCTACCCAGGGAGCTTTGAGTATTTCCGGAGCGGAGTTCTTCAAACGTAATTTCCGACCCCTCCTACCCGGAGTTCGCCAAATTCGACACGGTATATCTTCCGATCTTGAAAAAATTACCTTTCGTACCGCTGCCGTTTTCATTGAAGTCATTGGAGGGGAAGCCGGTGTCCGCATGGCTTCGCCTGAGTACTTCCAAGAATTGCGAAAGCGCTGTTCAGAGGTAGGCGCGTTGCTGGTGTTTGATGAAATTCAAACCGGCTTTGGGCGTACAGGTACCTTCTGGGCATTCGAAGGCGTTGATGTATACCCCGATATTGTGTTAAGCGCTAAAGGTATGGGGGGAGGAATGCCCATTGGCGCTTTTATGGCTTCTTCTTCCCTGACGGAGGTTTTCAGGAACAATCCTATTTTGGGGCATATTACTACTTTCGGTGGTCATCCGGTATGTTGCGCGGCATCACTGGCTACATTACAGGTGATTCAATCTCAGAA is from Salmonirosea aquatica and encodes:
- a CDS encoding aspartate aminotransferase family protein, giving the protein MHISHRQLFFNHLAQTSDFPLALEIDKAEGVFMYGKDGRRYYDLISGIAVSNVGHRHPEVLAAINEQLEHYMHLMVYGEFVQSPQVRLAEALVSTLAVSCTTPSPFGKIDSVYFTNSGTEAVEGAMKLAKRYTGRTEIVSCLNAYHGSTQGALSISGAEFFKRNFRPLLPGVRQIRHGISSDLEKITFRTAAVFIEVIGGEAGVRMASPEYFQELRKRCSEVGALLVFDEIQTGFGRTGTFWAFEGVDVYPDIVLSAKGMGGGMPIGAFMASSSLTEVFRNNPILGHITTFGGHPVCCAASLATLQVIQSQKLADEANGKGELIKSLLVHPKIKEVRGKGLMLAAEMESFEILKPLIDTCIGAGVITDWFLFCDNSMRIAPPLIITEPQIREAIGLIVNALD